In Planifilum fimeticola, a single window of DNA contains:
- a CDS encoding sugar transferase, protein MPESVSPLYPTIKRVFEIVFSIVFLIVTFPVLLLTAIAIKLESKGPIFYRQERLGLHGKTFYVLKLRSMRTDAEKNGPQWAEKNDPRVTRVGRFIRKTRIDELPQLINILRGDMSLIGPRPERPCFTEQFAREIPGFKNRLTVKPGLTGWAQVNGGYEATPREKFEMDMYYIRNQSLALDMKILLRTVWVVLSGSGAR, encoded by the coding sequence ATGCCGGAAAGCGTATCTCCCTTGTACCCCACGATCAAGCGGGTTTTTGAAATCGTCTTTTCCATTGTCTTTTTGATCGTCACCTTTCCGGTGCTTCTCCTGACCGCGATCGCCATCAAACTGGAGTCGAAGGGGCCCATCTTCTATCGCCAGGAGCGGCTGGGGCTTCACGGAAAAACCTTCTATGTGCTGAAACTCCGCTCGATGCGCACGGATGCCGAGAAAAACGGCCCGCAATGGGCTGAAAAAAATGACCCCCGGGTTACCCGAGTCGGCCGGTTCATCCGGAAGACCCGGATTGACGAGCTTCCTCAGTTGATCAACATCCTTCGTGGAGACATGAGCCTGATCGGTCCCCGTCCGGAACGCCCGTGTTTCACGGAGCAATTTGCTCGGGAGATCCCCGGTTTCAAAAATCGGCTGACGGTAAAACCCGGGTTGACGGGCTGGGCTCAGGTGAACGGGGGCTATGAAGCGACCCCGCGGGAGAAATTTGAAATGGATATGTACTACATTCGAAATCAGTCCCTGGCGCTGGATATGAAGATTCTCCTGCGCACGGTGTGGGTGGTTCTTTCGGGAAGCGGGGCCCGCTGA
- a CDS encoding SDR family oxidoreductase — translation MKVMVTGGAGFIGSHIVDRLIDLGHEVIILDNLSTGKKAFIHPEASFYQTDLRDRRIGEILEAERPEAVIHQAAQIDVPTSVKDPLFDAETNILGTLRLLEACRRSGVRKIVYASSAAVYGEPAFLPIDEEHPVDPLSNYGISKYTPESYLKVYKQLYGLDYTILRYANVYGIRQDPRGEGGVIAIFLDRVLREEALTIFGDGKQTRDFVYVGDIADANIRALHRGSGMIFNLGTGVPTSLEELVRILMEVTEKEIRVEYGPERPGDIKHSHFDNRLAGKWLDWTPRIDLKTGLRMTYEYYLEAAQRLS, via the coding sequence ATGAAGGTAATGGTAACGGGCGGCGCCGGTTTTATCGGCTCTCACATTGTGGACCGCTTGATCGACCTCGGGCATGAAGTGATCATTCTGGACAATCTCAGCACGGGAAAGAAGGCCTTCATCCACCCGGAGGCATCCTTTTACCAAACGGACCTCCGGGATCGACGGATCGGAGAAATTCTGGAGGCGGAGCGGCCGGAGGCAGTGATTCACCAGGCGGCGCAGATCGACGTGCCGACTTCGGTGAAGGATCCCCTGTTCGACGCGGAGACGAACATCCTGGGAACTTTGCGGTTGCTTGAAGCGTGCCGCCGCTCGGGGGTGCGAAAGATCGTATACGCCTCATCGGCGGCGGTCTACGGGGAACCGGCCTTTTTGCCCATCGATGAGGAACACCCGGTGGATCCCCTTTCCAATTACGGAATCTCCAAGTACACGCCGGAAAGTTATCTGAAAGTGTACAAGCAATTGTACGGGCTGGATTACACGATTCTCCGCTACGCCAACGTCTACGGGATCCGTCAGGACCCGAGGGGGGAGGGCGGCGTGATCGCCATCTTCCTCGACCGGGTGCTCCGAGAAGAGGCCCTGACGATCTTCGGCGACGGAAAACAAACCCGCGATTTTGTCTATGTGGGGGATATCGCCGACGCCAACATCCGCGCCCTGCATCGCGGAAGCGGCATGATTTTCAACCTGGGTACGGGGGTTCCCACCTCCCTCGAGGAGCTCGTCCGGATTTTGATGGAGGTGACGGAGAAGGAGATTCGGGTGGAATACGGTCCCGAGCGGCCGGGGGACATCAAGCACAGCCACTTTGACAACCGACTGGCGGGAAAATGGCTGGATTGGACTCCCCGGATCGATCTTAAGACGGGACTCCGGATGACTTACGAATATTACCTTGAAGCCGCCCAGCGCCTTTCCTGA
- a CDS encoding glycosyltransferase family 4 protein, with amino-acid sequence MVRKVMIFSSVHRHDDSRIYHKQAASLARAGYRVELHAVADFDERVENGIRIVGLPSHRSRLRRLLAGWLLFRRALQSKADVYHFHDPELLPWGLLLKWVTRRPVVYDSHEDLPKQIHTKPWIPPRLRGIVSRLVHRIEKGIARRLSAVIAATEAIGEQFAGARKVAVIKNYPLPMPEMDGEDREEGNRLLYVGGISYLRGYREMIAMMDHLPPELKAELHLIGPLQHIDEEDRDPERLKEKGVHLHGTIPFREVPGWLSKGKVGLVCLHPVENYRESLPIKMFEYMAAGIPVVATDFPLWREILEENECGLTVNPLDPAEMAEKVAALLRDDRLRRRMGENGRRAHLEKYNWGAEEAKLLDLYRELTAERGKSMERKPFRIWLANHYAVPPNIEGITRHFELAREWVEKEHAEVTLWMSRFLHPRRSFITESERRQVQRIPGLQLEWLWSFPHRRNDLRRIINMVSFSVLFFFAGLFRKRPDVLVASSPHLLTGLAGWLLARLKGCSFVLEVRDLWPDSLLHMGRLNNPVVIRLLRWLESFLYNHSDRIVVLTEYQRKFIIAKGIDPDRITLIPNGVVVGSWKPDPSRREEIRRRWGMPPDRFVAIYTGAHGPANALDVVVKAGAHLEPGISIVLIGDGPEKDKLIRLKEEMGLSNVRLLDPVPKQEVYDYIHAADCSIISLADNEIFRGARSNKLYDYMFVGLPIVTTVDGELREIIEGNGVGLFAGAEDPEGLAKAIARIRSFPPEERERIAQRGMDYVQREGNRRTLAHRYFLLLKQLWDQERFVDSSIPERR; translated from the coding sequence ATGGTCCGCAAAGTGATGATTTTCAGCTCCGTTCATCGGCACGATGATTCACGGATCTATCACAAACAGGCCGCCTCGCTGGCCCGGGCGGGCTATCGGGTGGAACTCCATGCCGTCGCCGATTTTGACGAGCGGGTGGAAAACGGAATTCGCATTGTCGGCCTTCCTTCGCACCGGAGCCGTTTGCGGCGGCTTTTGGCCGGCTGGCTGTTGTTTCGGAGGGCGCTTCAGTCAAAGGCGGACGTGTACCATTTTCACGATCCGGAATTGCTCCCCTGGGGGCTGCTGCTCAAGTGGGTGACCCGTCGGCCCGTGGTGTACGACTCCCACGAGGATTTGCCGAAACAGATCCACACCAAACCGTGGATTCCCCCCCGTCTGCGCGGGATCGTCTCCCGATTGGTTCACCGGATTGAAAAGGGAATTGCCCGTCGGCTCTCCGCCGTCATCGCCGCGACGGAGGCGATCGGAGAGCAGTTTGCCGGGGCGCGGAAAGTGGCGGTGATCAAGAATTACCCGCTTCCGATGCCTGAGATGGACGGGGAGGATCGGGAGGAAGGCAACCGGCTCCTGTATGTGGGGGGAATCTCCTATTTGCGTGGATATCGGGAGATGATCGCCATGATGGATCATCTTCCCCCCGAGCTGAAAGCCGAGCTCCACCTCATCGGACCGCTCCAACATATCGATGAGGAGGATCGGGATCCCGAACGGCTCAAGGAGAAGGGAGTTCATCTTCACGGCACCATCCCCTTTCGGGAGGTTCCCGGATGGCTGTCCAAGGGCAAAGTGGGGCTGGTCTGCCTTCACCCCGTGGAAAATTACCGCGAATCGCTTCCGATCAAGATGTTTGAATACATGGCGGCGGGAATTCCGGTGGTTGCCACCGATTTTCCCTTGTGGCGGGAGATCTTGGAGGAGAATGAATGCGGCCTGACCGTCAACCCCCTCGATCCGGCGGAAATGGCGGAGAAGGTCGCGGCTTTGCTCAGGGATGACCGGCTGCGCCGCCGCATGGGGGAGAACGGACGGCGGGCCCATTTGGAAAAATACAACTGGGGGGCGGAGGAAGCCAAGCTGCTGGATCTTTACCGGGAATTGACCGCGGAACGGGGGAAATCCATGGAAAGAAAACCCTTCAGGATTTGGCTTGCCAACCATTATGCCGTGCCGCCCAACATCGAAGGGATCACCCGCCACTTCGAACTGGCCAGGGAGTGGGTGGAGAAGGAACATGCGGAAGTGACCCTGTGGATGTCCCGGTTCCTTCACCCGCGGCGATCCTTTATCACGGAAAGCGAAAGGCGGCAGGTGCAAAGGATTCCGGGCCTTCAGCTGGAGTGGCTGTGGTCGTTTCCCCACCGGCGCAACGATCTCCGGCGCATCATCAACATGGTCAGCTTTTCCGTGTTGTTCTTCTTCGCCGGATTGTTCCGGAAAAGGCCCGATGTGCTGGTGGCCTCTTCCCCCCATCTGCTGACGGGATTGGCCGGCTGGCTGCTCGCCCGGCTGAAGGGATGCTCCTTCGTGCTGGAGGTCCGAGATCTCTGGCCGGATTCCCTCTTGCATATGGGAAGGCTCAACAATCCGGTGGTGATCCGGCTGCTCCGCTGGCTGGAATCCTTTTTGTACAACCACTCCGACCGGATCGTGGTGTTGACCGAATACCAGCGGAAGTTTATCATCGCCAAGGGAATCGATCCCGACCGCATCACCCTGATTCCCAACGGAGTGGTGGTCGGTTCCTGGAAGCCCGACCCCTCGCGGCGGGAGGAAATCCGCCGGCGGTGGGGAATGCCGCCGGATCGGTTCGTGGCCATCTACACCGGCGCCCACGGGCCTGCCAACGCCTTGGATGTCGTCGTAAAGGCGGGGGCGCATCTGGAGCCCGGGATCTCCATCGTTCTGATCGGGGACGGGCCGGAGAAGGATAAGCTGATCCGGTTGAAGGAAGAGATGGGACTTAGCAATGTCCGTCTGCTGGATCCGGTTCCCAAGCAGGAAGTGTACGATTACATCCACGCCGCCGACTGCAGCATCATCAGTCTCGCGGACAACGAGATCTTCCGCGGCGCCCGGTCCAACAAGCTTTACGATTACATGTTCGTGGGGCTTCCGATCGTGACGACCGTGGACGGGGAACTTAGGGAAATCATCGAGGGAAACGGTGTCGGGTTGTTTGCCGGGGCGGAAGACCCGGAAGGATTGGCAAAAGCGATCGCCCGAATCCGAAGCTTCCCGCCGGAAGAGCGGGAGCGGATCGCCCAAAGGGGGATGGATTACGTCCAACGGGAAGGAAACCGAAGGACGCTGGCGCACCGGTATTTTCTTCTGCTGAAGCAGTTGTGGGATCAGGAGCGCTTTGTCGATTCATCGATCCCGGAACGTCGTTAA
- a CDS encoding O-antigen ligase family protein translates to MRLFPYSEKERLQTLFVVMVAFALLGPTFGIPVTPNFKLTLFRVTFFVLLGLLLFQWAFRHRLDIVHMNRIRSHLGFFGFWLAYSIVSLTWAMDPGMGIRYTIFLFMMVTLCLTFPFFIRSEESLWRISRAVFWTFFVIVVYGVFESVTHIHLPSSRYWGQNVASITSVFTNQNDLATAITLLLPFLGIALYGLRGSLRLKGLVYLTIVFALYCLLVTGSRGNTFFALPLMIIVWFMTLPFTVPREKLVNWRNWLKGAGVVISIAVIVGFMYMLLFNGATRYKLATSFGIFLDIQGTTWNVDEWNGQLEAGAGTQGMSIIIRWYLLMYGLRFLRESHFMGVGAGNVEAHMEAYRELLDNKVNIHNWWAEVLVNFGVIVFALYVIFYAVLLWRLWKLARLKTSPQVSPLVRWGAHSSMLALIGYLFGGMVPSTAIHFTPMWIVYGIALAVVVVGELQKARRKGTVGGPAMFPDH, encoded by the coding sequence ATGCGTCTGTTTCCCTATTCCGAAAAAGAACGTCTTCAGACCCTGTTCGTGGTCATGGTGGCCTTCGCCCTGCTGGGACCCACTTTTGGGATACCGGTGACGCCCAACTTCAAACTGACTCTGTTTCGCGTGACCTTTTTTGTGCTCCTGGGACTCCTTCTGTTTCAGTGGGCTTTTCGGCACCGTCTGGATATCGTGCACATGAACCGAATCCGGTCCCATTTGGGTTTCTTCGGCTTTTGGCTGGCCTACAGCATCGTTTCCCTGACCTGGGCCATGGATCCCGGCATGGGCATCCGCTACACGATCTTCCTGTTCATGATGGTCACCCTCTGTCTGACCTTTCCCTTTTTCATCCGTTCGGAAGAGTCGCTGTGGAGGATCTCCAGGGCGGTGTTTTGGACCTTCTTCGTCATCGTCGTCTACGGGGTCTTTGAATCGGTCACCCATATCCACCTGCCCTCCTCCAGGTATTGGGGACAGAACGTGGCATCGATCACCTCCGTTTTCACCAACCAGAACGATCTGGCGACCGCCATCACCCTGCTCCTTCCTTTCCTGGGGATTGCCCTGTACGGCCTGCGGGGAAGTCTGCGGCTGAAGGGGCTGGTCTACCTGACGATCGTCTTCGCTCTGTACTGCCTGCTGGTTACGGGATCCAGGGGCAACACCTTTTTCGCGTTGCCCCTGATGATCATCGTCTGGTTCATGACGCTTCCTTTCACCGTGCCCCGGGAGAAGCTTGTAAACTGGCGCAATTGGCTGAAGGGCGCCGGGGTGGTGATTTCCATCGCGGTGATCGTGGGATTCATGTACATGCTCCTTTTCAATGGAGCCACTCGCTACAAACTGGCCACCTCCTTCGGCATCTTTCTGGACATTCAGGGTACCACCTGGAATGTGGATGAATGGAACGGGCAGCTGGAGGCGGGAGCCGGCACCCAGGGTATGAGCATCATTATCCGCTGGTATTTGCTGATGTACGGCCTGCGCTTTTTGAGAGAGAGCCACTTCATGGGGGTTGGAGCCGGCAATGTGGAAGCCCACATGGAGGCTTACCGGGAGCTGCTGGACAACAAGGTGAACATCCACAACTGGTGGGCCGAGGTTTTGGTCAACTTCGGCGTGATCGTCTTTGCCCTGTATGTGATCTTTTATGCGGTGCTCCTGTGGCGCCTGTGGAAGCTGGCGCGGCTGAAAACCTCCCCCCAAGTCAGCCCGTTGGTCCGTTGGGGCGCCCATTCCAGCATGTTGGCCTTAATCGGCTACCTGTTCGGAGGAATGGTTCCCAGCACGGCCATTCACTTCACCCCGATGTGGATCGTGTACGGGATCGCCCTGGCTGTCGTGGTGGTGGGTGAACTTCAGAAGGCGCGCCGGAAAGGAACCGTTGGCGGCCCTGCGATGTTTCCCGATCATTGA
- a CDS encoding lipopolysaccharide biosynthesis protein: MLAKLKQLFSDSAAFAIAQMGNKLVAFLLIPVYTSYLNPGQYADWGLTNTITMIVSYLSILGTDAALAFYYFDAKEKQERRAYFTAATLFSAGICTLFLIVALGLGSPLAQLLYGRPTGYEYLLTLAMLATVASIVIQMNLAYARYSRKVWTFNAMSMSYVIGSALLNVLFLKYTDWGVNAIFVGQVVAGAAVALILVWMFRREFTRRVRWDHLKHLLRYGAPLLPTLLAFWMMNMLNRPMIIYFASREEAGLFEAAFRFASVIALITAAFQLAWRPFAMSVKERADAPRIYSLVGRAFIVVAALAIMGLSFVIQPLMELATGQPEFAEAYPYVWMLSLATVLNTFHLIVGVGLLIHKKTQVISQIFILAAIFYVLGNFVAIPLFRNWGASAMAMLAYLFIVILIHRRSRATYPVDFRMGSILLFLAVYLAVMAGITWIQVDDWSNKWIYYFLGLVVVVASVFATGIFRLQSFFGALQRLPELLKGR; the protein is encoded by the coding sequence ATGCTGGCCAAACTGAAACAGCTGTTTTCTGATTCTGCCGCCTTCGCCATCGCCCAGATGGGAAACAAGCTGGTGGCCTTTCTGCTGATTCCAGTCTACACGAGCTATCTGAATCCAGGCCAATATGCCGACTGGGGTTTGACCAACACGATCACGATGATCGTCTCCTACTTGTCCATTTTGGGCACGGATGCCGCCCTCGCCTTTTATTATTTCGATGCCAAGGAGAAGCAGGAACGGCGTGCCTATTTCACGGCGGCGACGCTGTTCTCCGCGGGGATCTGCACGCTCTTCCTCATCGTCGCTCTGGGATTGGGCTCTCCCCTCGCACAGCTCTTATACGGCCGCCCGACGGGCTATGAATATCTCCTGACGTTGGCTATGCTTGCGACGGTGGCGTCCATCGTCATCCAGATGAATCTGGCATACGCACGCTACAGCCGGAAAGTGTGGACCTTCAACGCGATGAGCATGAGCTATGTCATCGGCTCGGCGCTGTTGAACGTGCTCTTTCTGAAATACACCGATTGGGGAGTCAACGCGATCTTTGTCGGCCAAGTGGTGGCCGGAGCCGCCGTTGCACTGATTCTGGTCTGGATGTTTCGAAGAGAGTTTACCCGGAGGGTGCGCTGGGATCATTTGAAGCACCTGCTCCGCTACGGAGCTCCGCTCTTGCCGACGCTCCTCGCCTTTTGGATGATGAACATGCTGAACCGGCCGATGATCATCTATTTCGCCTCCCGCGAAGAGGCGGGGCTGTTCGAGGCGGCCTTCCGCTTCGCCAGCGTCATCGCTCTGATCACCGCCGCCTTTCAGCTGGCTTGGCGTCCCTTCGCGATGTCGGTCAAGGAGCGGGCGGATGCCCCGCGCATCTACAGTCTGGTGGGGAGAGCCTTCATCGTCGTCGCCGCCCTGGCCATCATGGGTCTCAGCTTTGTCATCCAACCCTTGATGGAACTGGCCACCGGCCAGCCGGAGTTTGCTGAGGCTTACCCTTACGTGTGGATGCTCTCCCTGGCGACGGTGCTCAACACCTTTCACCTGATCGTCGGGGTGGGCCTGCTGATCCACAAGAAGACGCAGGTGATCTCCCAAATCTTCATCCTCGCGGCGATCTTTTACGTGCTGGGCAATTTTGTGGCCATCCCCCTCTTCCGCAATTGGGGGGCGTCGGCCATGGCGATGCTCGCATATCTATTTATCGTGATCCTCATCCACCGTCGCTCCCGGGCCACGTATCCCGTCGACTTTCGCATGGGTTCCATTCTTCTGTTCCTGGCGGTCTATTTGGCCGTGATGGCGGGAATAACTTGGATCCAGGTGGATGATTGGTCCAATAAGTGGATTTATTACTTTCTCGGGCTGGTTGTTGTGGTTGCGTCCGTCTTTGCGACCGGCATTTTCCGGCTCCAGTCCTTCTTCGGGGCCCTGCAACGGTTGCCGGAGCTGCTGAAAGGGAGGTGA
- a CDS encoding N-acetyltransferase — protein sequence MNVIHDSVRMGENVKVGPFAVIEEGVVLGSDVIVGPHVVIHAGTLIGSGVTIYAGAVLGRWPKPAKTSTVKVDPDLSPLRLGDGVTVGAAAVLYRGSRIGRNVMIGDAATIREKCTVGDDVVIGRGVAVENQVMIGDRTKIQTNAYITAYTVLEEHVFIAPGVTTTNDNFMGRTEERFKHISGPRVKRGARVGGGAVLLPGVTVAEESFIAAGAVVNRDTEPGMVYVGVPARPLRKVPDGEKLEHQD from the coding sequence ATGAACGTGATACACGATTCCGTTCGCATGGGTGAAAACGTGAAGGTAGGCCCCTTCGCGGTCATCGAAGAGGGTGTGGTTCTGGGATCCGATGTGATCGTCGGCCCTCACGTGGTGATCCATGCGGGAACGTTGATCGGATCGGGAGTCACCATTTACGCCGGGGCCGTGCTGGGTCGCTGGCCGAAGCCGGCCAAAACCAGCACCGTGAAAGTGGATCCCGATTTGTCTCCCCTCCGGCTCGGGGACGGGGTGACGGTCGGGGCCGCTGCGGTTCTCTATCGGGGAAGCCGGATCGGACGAAACGTCATGATCGGCGATGCGGCCACCATTCGGGAAAAATGCACCGTCGGGGACGATGTCGTCATCGGACGGGGAGTGGCCGTGGAGAACCAGGTGATGATCGGCGATCGAACCAAGATCCAGACCAATGCGTACATCACCGCCTACACCGTCCTGGAGGAGCATGTGTTCATCGCTCCGGGAGTGACCACCACCAATGACAACTTCATGGGCCGAACCGAGGAACGCTTCAAGCACATCTCGGGACCGAGGGTGAAGCGGGGGGCCCGCGTCGGAGGAGGAGCCGTTCTCCTGCCGGGAGTGACGGTGGCGGAAGAGAGCTTTATCGCCGCCGGTGCGGTGGTCAACCGGGACACGGAACCGGGAATGGTGTACGTGGGCGTTCCGGCCCGCCCTCTGCGCAAAGTGCCGGATGGGGAGAAACTGGAGCATCAAGATTAG
- a CDS encoding nucleotide sugar dehydrogenase, protein MSTDELLRKIEEKRALIGVVGLGYVGLPLAVEKAKAGYPVIGFDIQQKRVDMVNQGVNYIGDVVDEDLKELVQQGRLRATSDYSHIREVDAVAICVPTPLDKYQQPNISYVKGSTREIAKYLHPGMLVVLESTTYPGTTEEVVRPILEETGLKVGRDFHLAYSPERVDPGNKEYNTKNTPKVVGGVTPACTRVAAMLYRQVLEGEVFEVSSPAVAEMEKILENTFRNINIALANEMAILCHKMGIDIWEVIEAAKTKPYGFMAFYPGPGLGGHCIPIDPFYLTWKAREYKYHTRLIELAGEINNYMPEFVIERLMKILNRHGKPLNGSRVLLLGVAYKRDIDDMRESPVLEIIRLLEEYGANVKVSDPHIPSFRVGDRDYHSEPLTPELIERADAVVITTDHSAFDYRMIADRARVIFDTRNAMRGIGDIRGDYEKL, encoded by the coding sequence ATGAGCACCGATGAGCTGCTCAGGAAAATCGAAGAGAAGCGTGCCTTGATCGGGGTGGTCGGCCTCGGCTACGTGGGACTTCCCCTGGCGGTGGAAAAGGCCAAGGCGGGCTATCCGGTCATCGGGTTCGACATACAGCAGAAGCGGGTCGACATGGTGAATCAAGGCGTCAATTACATCGGGGATGTGGTGGATGAGGATCTGAAGGAGCTGGTGCAACAGGGGCGACTCCGGGCGACCAGCGATTATTCCCACATTCGGGAAGTGGATGCGGTCGCCATTTGCGTTCCCACCCCGCTGGATAAGTACCAGCAGCCCAACATCTCCTACGTGAAGGGATCGACCCGGGAAATCGCCAAATACCTCCACCCGGGGATGCTGGTGGTCCTCGAAAGCACGACGTATCCGGGGACGACCGAGGAGGTGGTCCGGCCGATTTTGGAGGAGACCGGCCTCAAGGTGGGGCGGGACTTCCATCTCGCCTATTCACCGGAGCGGGTGGACCCCGGCAATAAGGAGTACAACACGAAGAACACGCCCAAGGTGGTGGGGGGTGTCACGCCGGCCTGCACCCGGGTGGCGGCCATGCTGTACCGTCAGGTGCTGGAGGGGGAAGTGTTTGAGGTATCCAGCCCGGCGGTCGCGGAGATGGAGAAGATTCTGGAGAACACCTTCCGCAACATCAACATCGCCCTGGCGAACGAGATGGCCATCCTGTGCCACAAGATGGGGATCGACATCTGGGAAGTGATCGAGGCGGCCAAAACCAAGCCCTACGGGTTCATGGCCTTTTATCCCGGTCCGGGGCTGGGCGGCCACTGCATTCCCATCGATCCCTTCTACCTCACCTGGAAGGCGCGGGAATACAAGTACCACACCCGCCTGATCGAGCTGGCGGGGGAAATCAACAATTACATGCCGGAGTTCGTCATCGAGCGGTTGATGAAGATCCTCAACCGCCACGGAAAGCCGTTGAACGGTTCCCGGGTGCTCCTTCTCGGAGTCGCCTACAAGAGGGATATCGATGATATGCGGGAATCGCCGGTGCTGGAGATCATCCGGCTCCTCGAGGAATACGGAGCGAACGTGAAGGTGTCCGATCCGCACATTCCCTCCTTCCGCGTCGGGGATCGGGACTACCACAGCGAACCGCTCACCCCGGAGCTGATCGAACGGGCCGACGCGGTGGTGATCACCACGGACCACAGCGCTTTCGACTACAGGATGATCGCCGACCGCGCCCGGGTGATCTTCGACACGCGCAACGCGATGAGGGGGATCGGCGACATCCGCGGCGATTACGAAAAGCTGTGA
- a CDS encoding DegT/DnrJ/EryC1/StrS family aminotransferase produces MNIPLMDLKAQYRSIREEVLRAVEGVLEGGRYILGPEVKALEEEVAALCGVDHGVGVANGTDALVLTLDALGIGPGDEVITTPFTFFATAESISRVGATPVFVDIDPGTFNLDVSEVKKRITPRTKAIMPVHIFGQPADMDEVTAIAREHGLWVVEDACQAIGAEYRGRKVGSLGHAACFSFFPTKNLGGYGDGGMVVTDDESLARKLRSLRVHGRTPDSKYVNTTIGYNSRLDELQAAVLRVKLRRLEEWNEARRRKARLYSERLRDVPVETPVEAADRSHVYHLYIIQTEERDALIDHLERHGIASGVYYPIPLHLQEAYRSLGYGEGSLPRAEKAAGRTLALPLYPELPEEKVRHVAEVVRRFFERG; encoded by the coding sequence ATGAATATCCCCTTGATGGATCTGAAGGCACAATACCGGTCGATCCGTGAAGAAGTGCTGAGGGCCGTGGAAGGGGTGTTGGAGGGCGGCCGGTATATCCTCGGTCCGGAGGTGAAAGCTCTGGAAGAGGAAGTGGCCGCCCTTTGCGGTGTGGACCACGGAGTCGGAGTCGCCAACGGTACCGATGCCCTGGTGTTGACGCTGGATGCGCTGGGGATCGGGCCGGGGGATGAGGTGATCACGACTCCTTTCACCTTTTTCGCCACGGCGGAGTCGATTTCGCGAGTGGGGGCAACGCCGGTTTTTGTCGACATCGATCCCGGCACCTTCAACCTGGACGTTTCGGAGGTCAAAAAGAGGATCACCCCCCGAACCAAGGCGATCATGCCGGTTCACATCTTCGGGCAGCCCGCCGACATGGACGAAGTGACGGCGATCGCCCGGGAGCACGGCCTGTGGGTCGTCGAGGACGCCTGCCAGGCGATCGGGGCGGAGTACCGGGGCCGCAAAGTGGGCTCCCTGGGCCATGCCGCCTGTTTCTCCTTTTTTCCCACCAAAAACCTGGGCGGATACGGCGACGGCGGCATGGTCGTCACCGACGACGAATCCCTGGCCCGGAAGTTGCGCAGCCTCCGGGTGCACGGCCGCACGCCGGACTCCAAATACGTCAACACCACGATCGGGTACAACAGCCGGCTCGATGAACTGCAGGCGGCCGTTCTTCGGGTCAAGCTGCGCCGTCTGGAGGAGTGGAACGAAGCCCGCCGGCGGAAAGCCCGCCTCTACAGTGAACGGCTGCGGGACGTGCCGGTGGAAACCCCTGTGGAAGCGGCGGATCGATCCCACGTATACCACCTTTATATCATCCAGACCGAGGAACGGGATGCCCTGATCGATCACCTGGAGCGGCACGGGATCGCTTCCGGCGTTTACTACCCGATCCCCCTCCACCTGCAAGAGGCATACCGCTCTTTGGGATACGGGGAAGGCAGCCTGCCCCGGGCGGAGAAGGCGGCGGGACGGACGTTGGCCCTGCCCCTCTATCCGGAGCTGCCGGAGGAGAAGGTTCGCCACGTGGCGGAGGTCGTACGCCGGTTCTTCGAGCGGGGCTGA